The DNA region TGGGCGAGACAGAGGGAGAAGTCGAACGTGGATTAACCTTGGAATTGGATCTCGACCGACGCTCCATTGTATCGTTATCACCCAGGCCCAGTGCGCCTGCTCCATCAAAGCTGAAGTCGAGTAGTTCAGCCAAGGAAGAACTGGTGCGGCTACTCCTAGGGCTGAGAGACGAGGTTCTTTGTGGAACGCGAGGGCTCTTCGCTGAGTGGTTGGATGGCCGAGGACTGATACTGATAGATACCAGTGAGTTCATACGAGGTGTGCTTGGGGCATCCGGGAGACTCTGCGCGCGTCGAGATTGTCTTGGACTCAATACGACCTCATCTCTGGCCATCATTCGTTGTGAAGTCGGCCGGATGAAAGATGGCGAAGGGAAGGTCTGCGAAGTGTCTCCTCCATTTGCTGACCAAGGCTCAACCGAAGATGGCTCGCTCTCATGCTCGGGTGTTCTAGAGGTAGTCTTCTTTTTCGACGTTGAGAAGAGCCGGAACCTCTTCTCAAGCCTCTCGAGCTTATCGAGACCCACGGCCATTGTGCTGTCTCGGGCTCGATTAGGTCTGAGAACGCCTGATCAGCAACGGTACAACTTGAGATGTGTGATGCGAGTAAATGTTGATTCGGGGAAACTCACCAGAGATGAGCTGAAGAGAGCGAGAGGTAATCACGGCTGGGGGCCTTGAGTTTGTTTAAAAAGCTGTGTTGCAGTGGTAGGGAGATGGTGAATAATTTGCCGGCTGACTGGCGGAACCCACGACGAAAGGTGATGAAGAGTCGCAGTGCTGTTCCCAGGAGAAGGACGGGCGTGGTCGGTGATACAGAGCCTTGATCACTTGCTCATAACGGACATTTCAGTGGGTCTGACAAGGGGAGTGCAGAGCGGAGATGTCGATGTGGTCGGAGGGAAAttggtggtggccgtcaGACGGGTTGCTCCTCAGGGTCTCATGAAGATGATCGAGTTTGTCTCTGCCACACGCTTGTCCGAAGCCCACCTCGAGTTTCTCGAACACGGTGAAACCAAAAGTCGATAGAAGTCTGAGACCTGGCAGGGCTACTTATGGTCGtaaaaaggaagaggagcgaGCATCAACGGAGGCGGGTTCGGTGGGTGATATGCTTCTCGAATCTCCTGGCCGACCTTCCGGCACCGTTGGACCGCAGCCAATCCCACGGGGTTTCACCGACAGTGGGAGGGGCACGAGACGAGGGGAGGCCGAAAGAGAAGCAGGAATTTTGAGACGAAAGGCTTTCGCGTCTACGTATgccaggaaaagaagaagaaagagcaCATCACCAGTCCAGGCTAGTGTGGCGGATGCAGGAGGGCGGAGGTCGCTCTTTCCTTCCGAGAGGCTCGACGTTTGCAGGAGCAGGGACGACTGGATATTTAAGccaacttttttttgtttttttttttgttttttttttgttttttgttgcttgctTCTGGCTCTATAATTAGCTGGAGGCTGGATTTGACATTGGCTCGTCTGAGAGCTCGTTGATGAATTCAAGAGGGGAAAGAAACCTAGGGTCTGGATccagggagaaggaggtcgAGATCAAAGATCAAAACCAGCTCTAAGGGGAGGACAAACACGGCCCAAAGGGTGGGTTGTCACGAAAGAGTAACCTAACTGATGGATCTCAAGCTGCAAGTGATCCATCTACCCATGTCGTCCATCCCAACCTTTGAGAGCATCtcaagccctcctcccaagcctTCCCTCCCGTGGTTCCCTTCGGCCCGGCAGATGGGGGTCATTGCATCCCTGTACAACCTTTCTCTCCCTGACTCTCAACCAGCAAGACAACCCCCATGTTTGGCCATCGATGGTGGACACTGTGTTGCGACAGATCGGCTCATGAAtacatcatcctccagcccATGTCCAGATGCCTGTTTTCATGATCCGTCTCTGTCAACTCCCACGCTCGAGTGGCAAGAAAGGAAGCCGTCCAGCTTGGCCAAGGCTTATACGGAAGAAGCGATGCTGAAAAAGCAATATCAACGACGACAAAACAGGAAGTGTTGCGAGCGGGAGAGAGGGGACCTGGATGGACGGCGACGAAAACAGAAGTTGGGATATCGGCGCACAGACGCTGACTGGGAACGTTAACAACGGTTGAGGTCCGTCCCCCTCCAGGGATCACATCAAGGGCAACATGCACCGTCGCATCGCGGGGGGGGTGATTGAAAAGATCACATTGGCGGTGACTTCCTTTTTCcatctctcctctttcccaATTCCGCTTTATGAGAGGGCCAGCCCCCCGCGTCAAGACCTGTCAGCCGTGCCGCAACTGCTACGAGCCAGGATTCGACCCCACCCAGAGAGGGCCTTCTCAACCCTGCCCCCGCCCCAATTTTTCAACTTCAGGGTAGCATTCTGGCGAGAGCCGCCTTGGATTTCGTCCGAACTCgacatcacatcaccacccactcccacACTCCTTTTCCCGACACCGGCACTCGACGTCTCGAGGATTCCGACATCTCAACCTCTTGCATAATGCGGTGAGAGAGTCCCAGGGCTTTTGTGCTGCCTGCATTGCGGCCTGCCTGGTTACGGCCGCGtatggttgatgatgagggggacAGTTTCCTCCTGTCTTGAACATCGGCAGCCCcctctacctacctatcctcaaagtttttttgtttgtcGCTGCCCTGTTGCAAAGCGGCGGAGATCGACAATGCATGACAGCAAGGCTGCTTGTGCTAATGTAGGTCTTTCAGCGCCATTTGCTCCGCTCCAATCATCCCTTCGTAGCCATCACTTCTCAGATCTCAGTAGACAGCCAGAGTTGACCCTTGGCTAGCCACCACTTGCATCTGTCATTTTGACAGCCAGCTCTAGCTTCTTGACAGCATTTTCAGCTGGGGGTTTCCTGGTCATGAGGATCGATCTCCAGGATCCTGGTATCTCAAAAAATCCCCGATCACGATGGCTCCCCACGACATCTCAAGCTCGGATCTGGCTTCTGACTCTCAATCCTGGGCTAGTGCCATTGGATCATTGAGGGGTCGAACGGCGTGCTGCTGTAATAAGTGCAAACAATGGGTTTATACTTTTCGCTTGACACAGTATACCGGAGCGTGCATGGGTTTGATGCagtttttcttcttttcctcctaCTGCATTACCTTTCACAACCTGCTGGCCATACATGTGGTCAGAATCATCCTCACGTATCGGGTCAACCCCCGAGCAGCACCGTGACGCGTGTGTTGCTGTAGCTTCCCTTGTGGTTGGGCGATCCAACATAGGATATCCTCTCGGCCCAGCCCCCAGTGGTCGAGAACATTTACCGACCCTCCTACTGGCAAAGTCTGGAGTCACTCATTGCCTCTGATGTCAACAATGACAGACCCAGAGCGGCCCGGAAGTGAATCCGCTGGCCTGTTGGCGTCTTGCTTTAAGATGTGAGAAGCCAGCTTCCGCGGTTGGCGAGGACCCCCACTGGCTAGAGTGTGTCCTATACGCATACAGGATCTTGACAGCTTTGGGCCTCGCgtacacagcagcagcattgcATCCCGTTCACTTACAGCTGCTTCAGGCACGAGGCTACACAATGTCACACTGGGACGCAGTAACTAGcggcgctggcggcggtggcgaagGGACATACTCGCACCGCCTTGGTTCTCTGTTGCAGTTGGAAACGTGCCAGGACCTGGTGTATCACCTTGCCCCCGGGACTCTGGGATTTTTGTCTCGAGAGTCATTTATCCTCTGGGCCTCCGAAAGGGTTGTCTCGGACCCAGCTATGACGCTGGACGCTGGAAAGGCCGGTTTGCCCCAGCCAATCGCTCGGTCGGGACTCGaaagaaaaagcaacaaGGAGACTTGGCCGAGGTGCCGTAGCGCCGGGTCATAGACGAAAATGCTCACCCACGCACGGTGAGGAAAAACACCCAGACCGGGTCGTCCTTTTGCTTGTGGATTcggggttgctggggagcGAGCCTCTGTATGTCACAGTGTGTGGTCGAGCGAGCCGAGGCTGCGAGTATCCGGTGTCAGTCAAAGTATGTCCCTTTCCTCCTGTTGTCATGCCGTCGACCTCGAATACGATGATATGATAACCGCGAGACTTGGGGCTGAGAAAACGACAGAAGCTGTACGCCCGTAACCACCTGAGGGAGAGACGCTCGAAAAGCTAATTCCTTGGCTGTTGGGTATTGTGTTACTCTCACTTCTCACCATGTTGCTGTCAAAACAGCGGAGAGCTTCCGCCACAGTGTGGGACGGACAAGCAGCACACACAGTTGTGGCAGCGAGTACCTACCTGAATGTGCTCGACTAGACACAGCAGCCCCCCCGCACACACGCGCGCTTGACCATTAGGAGAATCCCGCGCAGAATAATATTTTTCATGCTATTTCTCGTAGATTCCTTGCTTAAAAATTCCAAGCAGCTGGGTGGTTCTGTAGCGGAGGATATCACGGCCTTGCCAGTTGGCACAGTTCCTCTACCTACATCCAATGATGAGGATTTCCGTGTGTGTGGGATTTCCGGtcccagcagcggcagcagcggcaaccGGCACACCACGGCTGAGAaaatgggaggaggtgaggtaaAGTAAGATAATGTACTGCCTGTCGCTTCCCGCGAGAGGAGCCACCCCGTTATCTACCGACCTCACTCAGATCCAACCCCTTGGACGTTGGGTGATGACGGGCGGCGGCCCGTTTTGACCTGGAGCGGAACGGGGAGAGGGGATCGTACAGGTGCCGCACGGAGGGTTTTATGTACGAAGGGGATTATCTCGATCTCGGAtgctcccccttccccaagatATTGGTGAGTATATGTGTCCAAGCGTGCTCATGATATATTTACATTTCGGTCTAATATATTCTTTgtgctcttttcttctttcttctaCTCTATACGGTTGTCTGGGGAGTGGCTTCATATCAATGCCCATATCCGAGATCTTGGGGTCTCAACACCCCTCAcaagtttttttttcactttcttttctttgcgGAAATGTTTCATGTTACGCCATGTTGTAGATTAGAGTAGAGCATGGTAGACATGAACACGTAAGCCCTGTTTTGTACTGTTTCGTTGTCAATCTTTCTCTATTCCCATCTTGATTATCATCATCGCccagaaaagagagagagagaacgtCATAAACTTCATCCACACCTTCctatggtggtggtctctGAAAACGGGATCATCGCCCAGACGGCATCCTACATAAtcacccctttttttcccccttcgCCTCCTCGCGCATATGCGGGATATGTAATGCGAGGGGCCGCGGGTCGCGCCCGACGCACAGATATGGTACATGCTTAATGCTGCCGGtaaagggagagagagggggaagaggaaaacTCAGAGTTTGAAAatatcctcatccacctccccaaaaatGTTCAGAAAGGCGGTATGCACCTCATCAGTGAGGTCACTGGCCTGAAGGCTGCGGCCTCTTTTGGCAAAGGCAAGGCGGGAGCATTCCTACATGGCTTTTCGTCAGCGCTTGTTCATCTAGAAGCAGGATATCTTTCATATcctcaaaaagaaaaaagaaaaaaacactCACCCTCGTAATCGcactccccccaaaaaccgccaaccccgccgtctcctcctccttcagcttgTGTTTAACATCCCACAACCCCTCATGATAAgccttcctccaccccaaaaaaGTAGCAATACTCCCCGTGAGCGTATCCCCCTGCCCACcactcctcttcttcccgccCTCCAAGTCAACACTATACGTTACTGTCCCGTTGCTGAGGTAatcttttccccccttttgcaaaaccatcacccctcccaaCTCCCTAGCCAACCGTTCCACTCTATCTgtctccttgccctcctttGCCACCTCCTTCTCTATATTCAGTGCCTTGGCCAGTCTCTCAAACTCAACTACGTTGGGGGTGAGGACAGCCTCTTGGTAACCCCTTACAAGGTCGGGGTCGTtgcagatgaggaggagggcgtcaGCGTCGAGGACCATGGGcatgttttgtttctttgccGCTTGGATGACCAAAGCAACGGTTTTTTGCATGAGGGGGTCACGGCCTAAGCCGGggccgatgacgaggacatggaggcgggagaggagggggatgattCTCGAGGCGATTTCGGAGGGGTCGGTGTCGTGTTTactggcggtggaggggtcgcTGTCCTCGCCGGCGggtttggcgggggaggaagggagggagcgCATCAGGGGGTGGACCATTAGGTTGGGGGAGTAGGTTTTGATTACGGTTGCTGCGGTGGGAGTGCAGATTACATGGGACTGTAAGGGTCATGGTGCTTAGTAAAGTGTATATGGAGGTGTGAGGGTATATCTTCATGGTGGTAAGTCCCCAAAAGCAGGGCGAGCTAGGGTGAAGATCTCAAGGTGATGTTCAAAGGGAGTAGTTAAAGATagaagatgaagaaacaCATACCAAATCACACCCCAACCTAGCACTCGCCATAGCAGAAAAGTACGGCGCCCCCGTGTAATCCTCACTCCCGCCGATCACGGCTACTCTTCCCATCTGCCCTGTATTCTCATTCATCAGCATGTCTTCTTTAACTCTCCTTActctcctcacccccaaTAGCTCACCCTCCctacctcaacccccacgaGGAGGTAAAACAGACAGATAACGGTAAACGTGGACATAATAAACCAAATCGAATGTAGGGAGAGAAAACAACAGTCTCACTCACCCTTATGAAACCTCTCCAACATAGGCGGAACCAActgcctcaccctccccaaaatctcCTTCGTAGCAGAAGACATACTGGCTTCGCTATTCGTGGTTCCACTTCTGCTCATCTCTACACCTCCATGTTAACCCCCTAACCTCAAAAAACGACACTAGCATAAGATGGAtaagatgggatgaacctctctctctttgccTTGAATGAGGGGCAAGAGCTTGCTTACCTCCTTGCAATTTGGAGCCGTTGTTGAATCAGGAACAAACTACTCGTGGTCTCAACTCAAATGTGTCTCAGTCGGTAAATCAATTAATTCAATGCGGCTGCAATGAGTGAAAGATCGTATTGGTGATTGTCAAATTGGTTGCAAGTTCTGGTGTAAATTGACGTTCGTTCGCCAAGGACCCATCATGATGTCACCAAAGTGCCCAGTGGAGGGGGTTCGGGCGGTTGCTCCTAGCTCCCGTGCCCCACAtccatatcatcatcaaagcaCAAAACCACCAAGTCATGGAAGACCGTCGTCCTGAAAAGGCGATGAAGGCAAATCAAGGTGTTTTGAGAGATAGTTGATGGGCGTTTAAACATCGCTAGGATGCCTTCAATAATGCTAAATAGGCCTTATAGCGTTATCATGAGGCCTTCAAACATGATCAGCAGGCCTTGAATATTTATTAATACGCATTGAAagatatttttttttcttttgggatGCCTTGAAAGATGGTCAAGAGGCCTTAAATATGAATGAGCAGGCCTCAAATATGTATCAGTAAGCCTTGAAACGTAATCAAATGGCCTTACGACATAGCTAAGAGATGTTTCTGTTActtttcaaggccttgaaaggACGTAGCATTCTCCATTGTCATATTCACAACATATCAGGCAAACAGCCTAGGGACAGTTCGTGTATCATATTCAATGACAAAAGGAATCGAGTGCTTGATTGAGTCTTAACGCTCTATTTTACAATGGTTTTCACCGGAGAAAATCTCCCCTCCTGACGGGTCCTTTTCTCAGTCAAGCACCCTTTTGAGACGGAACACCTGCTCTAGAAACACATGGACTCGGCGGTATagacacccctcccctttccctcacTGATGGCCCCAGGAACTCCGCGACGTAACGTTTTATATTATGTGCATTTAACCGAGGAAGCCCTTGGTGAAGGTGGAGATGACGTCCTTCAGTCTAGCCTCAAGGTCCTTGCTGATGGcaccctccttctcgatGGTGGCAAGGAGGTCAGCCTCGTTGGTCTTGAGGTGAGAGAGGAAGTCAGCCTCCCACTGGAGGATCTTGGCAACGGGGACCTGGTCGAGGAAACCGTTGACACCGGCGAAGATAAGGGGAACCATCTCGTTGACGGCCATGGGGGAGTACTGCTTCTGCTTGAGGAGCTCGGTCAACTGTAGGATAGTGTTAGTCAGCTGTATTCTATTCTCGAAAATTGAGTAAACCTACGCGTTCACCACGGTTGAGGGTCTGCTTGGTGGCGGCATCAAGATCGGAACCGAACTGGGCGAAGGCGGCGACCTCACGGTACTGGGCCAAGAAGAGCTTGAGCGAACCAGCGACTTGCTTCATGGCCTTGAGTTGGGCAGCGGAACCGACACGAGAGACGGAAAGACCGACGTTGATGGCGGGACGGATACCCTTGTAGAAAAGCTCAGCCTCCAAGAAGATCTGACCGTCAGTGATGGAAATGACGTTGGTAGGAATGTAGGCAgacacatcaccaccctggGTCTCAATGACGGGAAGGGCAGTCATGGAACCACCACCGTGCTTGTCGTTCATCTTGGCAGCACGCTCGAGGAGACGAGAGTGGAGGTAGAAAACGTCACCGGGGTAGGCCTCACGTCCGGGGGGacgacggagaagaagggacaTCTGACGGTAAGCAACGGCCTGCTTGGACAGATCGTCGAAGATGACGAGAGAGTGCTTGCCGTTGTCACGGAACCACTCGCCGATGGAAGCGCCGGTGAAAGGTGCCAAATATTGAAGTGGCTGGATTTTTCTGTCAGTAAAGAAGCCTCAAGAGCGAGAGAGGACgtgggagaaaggggggaaaggggttgagggttgggggttgttgatgagggttagggttgggtttttgggggagaCATACAGCAGCCtcggaggcggtggcggcgacgacgatggagTACTTCATGGCGTCGTTCTCCTCGAGGGTCTTGACGAGCTGGGCGACAGTGGAGCGCTTCTGGCCGACGGCGACGTAGATGCAGTAAAGCTTCTTGGTCTCGTCGTTGCCGCTGTTCCACCGCTTCTGGTTGAGCATGGCATCGAGAGCGACGGCAGTCTTGCCGGTCTGACGATCACCAATGATCAACTCACGCTGACCACGACCAATGGGGACCATGGCGTCGATGGACTTGAGACCAGTCTGCACGGGCTGGTTGACGGACTTGCGGGGAAGAA from Podospora pseudoanserina strain CBS 124.78 chromosome 1, whole genome shotgun sequence includes:
- a CDS encoding hypothetical protein (EggNog:ENOG503NUFF; BUSCO:EOG09263Y3L; COG:G); this translates as MSRSGTTNSEASMSSATKEILGRVRQLVPPMLERFHKGQMGRVAVIGGSEDYTGAPYFSAMASARLGCDLSHVICTPTAATVIKTYSPNLMVHPLMRSLPSSPAKPAGEDSDPSTASKHDTDPSEIASRIIPLLSRLHVLVIGPGLGRDPLMQKTVALVIQAAKKQNMPMVLDADALLLICNDPDLVRGYQEAVLTPNVVEFERLAKALNIEKEVAKEGKETDRVERLARELGGVMVLQKGGKDYLSNGTVTYSVDLEGGKKRSGGQGDTLTGSIATFLGWRKAYHEGLWDVKHKLKEEETAGLAVFGGSAITRECSRLAFAKRGRSLQASDLTDEVHTAFLNIFGEVDEDIFKL
- the ATP1 gene encoding Alpha subunit of the F1 sector of mitochondrial F1F0 ATP synthase (COG:C; EggNog:ENOG503NUHW), which translates into the protein MFRNALRQSTRAVGALSATSRLAVRNAAPATIQARTFAEAKASPTEVSSILEQRIRGVQEESNLAETGRVLSVGDGIARVHGMANVQAEELVEFASGVKGMCMNLEAGQVGVVLFGSDRLVKEGETVKRTGEIVDVPVGPELLGRVVDALGNPIDGKGPINTKEKRRAQLKAPGILPRKSVNQPVQTGLKSIDAMVPIGRGQRELIIGDRQTGKTAVALDAMLNQKRWNSGNDETKKLYCIYVAVGQKRSTVAQLVKTLEENDAMKYSIVVAATASEAAPLQYLAPFTGASIGEWFRDNGKHSLVIFDDLSKQAVAYRQMSLLLRRPPGREAYPGDVFYLHSRLLERAAKMNDKHGGGSMTALPVIETQGGDVSAYIPTNVISITDGQIFLEAELFYKGIRPAINVGLSVSRVGSAAQLKAMKQVAGSLKLFLAQYREVAAFAQFGSDLDAATKQTLNRGERLTELLKQKQYSPMAVNEMVPLIFAGVNGFLDQVPVAKILQWEADFLSHLKTNEADLLATIEKEGAISKDLEARLKDVISTFTKGFLG